In Cicer arietinum cultivar CDC Frontier isolate Library 1 chromosome 1, Cicar.CDCFrontier_v2.0, whole genome shotgun sequence, one DNA window encodes the following:
- the LOC101513413 gene encoding uncharacterized protein — MASFSQGIVLTTAMLVSSTVLYLVFSKQNITPTYIYGNHVSHDSNRNILSSCLYSEEKKRERKMMKKKKKNVRFEESVKEVKEKSEIIRKEKQRKRNRVQNNCKNETQKIRGIPANRIALYNGILRDQRHRMQCS, encoded by the exons ATGGCTTCTTTCTCACAGGGTATTGTTTTAACCACAGCCATGCTTGTCTCAAGCACCGTGCTTTATCTcgttttttcaaaacaaaacattaccCCAACATATATTTATGGAAATCACGTTTCTCATGATTCTAACAGAAATATTTTGAGCTCTTGTTTGTATTCAG aGGAAAAGAAGAGGGAGAGAAAGAtgatgaagaaaaagaagaagaatgttagATTTGAAGAAAGTGTGAAGGAAGTGAAAGAAAAGAGTGAAATAATTAGGAAAGAGAAACAGAGGAAGCGAAACAGAGTACAGAACAACTGCAAAAATGAAACGCAGAAAATTCGTGGAATTCCGGCGAACAGAATCGCTTTGTACAACGGGATTTTGAGGGACCAAAGACATAGGATGCAGTgttcttaa